The sequence below is a genomic window from Candidatus Cloacimonadota bacterium.
GGTATGTACGAAGTAAGTTTCGGATATCCTGTCGATCTGTATGGATATGCGGCGCTGATGCCGGATATGATGAAGTTGTACGAAAGAGCGAGCCAAGATAAGGAGAAATCAATATGAAACAATGGTATGAATCCTTATTTGAGAACTATGGTGAAAAGTATGACACTGAAAACTTTACACAGGGCACAATTGGCGAGTGTGATTTCATTGAAAAAGAAATTAATTTTAATAAGTCACAAAAAATAATTGATATCGGATGTGGTACCGGTAGGCATTCGATTGAATTAGCAAAAAGGGGTTACAAGGTTACAGGAATTGATTTTTCAGAATCACAACTGGCGCGAGCAAAAGAAAAAGCAAAAGCGCAAAACCTGATAACTGATTTTCAGAAACATGATGCAAGGAAATTGACTTTTAAGAATGAATACGATTTAGCAATAATGCTCTGCGAAGGAGCGTTTCCATTAATGGAAACAGATGAAATGAATTATGAAATCCTCCGAAATGCAACCAATTCTTTAAAGGCTGCCGGCAAGCTGATTTTTACAACACTTAATGGATTATTTCCGTTGTTTCATTCAGTTGAGGAATTTTGTGCATCAACAACAGAAGGGG
It includes:
- a CDS encoding class I SAM-dependent methyltransferase; amino-acid sequence: MKQWYESLFENYGEKYDTENFTQGTIGECDFIEKEINFNKSQKIIDIGCGTGRHSIELAKRGYKVTGIDFSESQLARAKEKAKAQNLITDFQKHDARKLTFKNEYDLAIMLCEGAFPLMETDEMNYEILRNATNSLKAAGKLIFTTLNGLFPLFHSVEEFCASTTEGGDATYSKNTFDLMTFRDFNITTVEDDFGNKKELECNERYYVPSEITWLLKSLEFKKIDIYGAKLGAFSRNDKLTTEDFEMLVIAEK